From the Debaryomyces hansenii CBS767 chromosome F complete sequence genome, the window GTAGTAAGCACCATTCCTTTTTAATACCACTAAAGTAAAAGCGGCTACTGTCATTATTCCCAttaaaatagaaaataaaataccGGGGCCAATTGCCCTCAAAAGGGGTTCAACAACAAATGTAGCTATGGCAGCTATCGTTTGTCTGattaaattgttcaatgCAACCCCCGTCGCACCCTTCCCGGGTAATGTATCTACCAAATAAGTCACGGTTGCTCCAATCACTAACATTGAGGCAAATCCAAATAAAGCAGTACCAATTAATGGTGTCACCCAGTGCGTTCCGAAGTCTAGACACCACCCAAAGATAAGACAAGCTGGAGGGAATAGGATAATAGCTGTTAAAACATTCCAGGAGATACGAGATTCTGGTACCATTTCCCCATTGTGTTTTTTAGCatacttcttcaataaataatcattcCATTTACCACCCAGAATAGAAGCTACAACATATGTAACTGAGTTGGGTATATACAATAGACCAACGATAATTGTCAGAAATTCGTATGGCTCCTGTTTGAACTCGTAAGCAATGGtcatattgaaaaaatacaATACTCCAAAAACAATTGCTGAATATGCAATGACCCACGCCACTGGAGGATGCGTCAATAAAACTACTGAATGCATGGGTCTAATGGTATAGTCGTAAgcatttattttgaatttctcCCATTTTGTCGGTTCCTTGATGGGCAGTTCCGTGCCTTGAGCAGCACCTGACAAAGttctattgatattatcaatttgattttCACGATACTCCTTTGCAATTCTTCTAGAATAGCTTGACTTATCAGTGTAAGATCTGGCTAAAGTAGGCATTACTGCATCAAATGCTGGTCGTTCGTATTCCAAATCCAATGATTGTCTCGAGCCTGACCTTGACAAACTAGAAGCAATTCTAGCTAAGTCGGCATCTGAATAGTGTTGATTTGATTCCTTTGTAGGAACATTCAGTAATACAGCCAGTTGGCCCAGCTCAGAATCGTCTAGTTTTCTTTCTGCATATTCTCCTTCGAGACCTTCTACCGGGTTTTCCTCCCCGTGGATGTCGTCTACAGCTATTGGTACCCCCGTTGTAAGGTTCTGGTCGTCTTCATCTGTCTCTTCCACTCTACGATATTGACGCAACATCTCTTTTATGGCACTGTCTGAATCTTGTTTTCGAATAGTCTCCGGCAAAAAAATCATAATCGATATAACGTTGCTGCCTGAGAATATTACCAAAAGCCACTGGGTCGCTCTCCAGCCCCAAGCTTCGGCGACCGCACCACCCACTATTGGAGCTAAAAATGGCCCCATCAACGGCCCTAAGTAATACAACCCCATGGCCGTTCCTCTTTCCTCGTTTATATACAAGTCCCCCACAGTTCCTGCTCCAACTGCCTGTACAGATGCAGAACATCCACCTGAAAGTATTCTGAATGCAATTAAGGCCCCAATATTTGGGGACAAGGCTGCGCCAATAGTAAACGCGCAAAATAATACGAAGGAGATAAGATAGACACTCCGTCTACCATGCTTTTCACTGAATGTCGACCACCACATAGGAAATATCCCTAACGACAACAAGTACATACCCACGGATACATTTACAATCGTTCCTGTTGTGTCCAAATCCTTCACCACATCGTCTATGGCCGGCAACATAATAGATGTCCCC encodes:
- a CDS encoding DEHA2F15642p (similar to uniprot|P38227 Saccharomyces cerevisiae YBR043C QDR3 Multidrug transporter required for resistance to quinidine); translation: MANDQRSSTISLESDISHGLHSEHPQPIELERTRDQERVDEVDVQSNENMDRRKSNASSARSNKVPASEKRGLLANLALIPEYEDARDYPKSYKLTIVFVIAFAAITGPMGTSIMLPAIDDVVKDLDTTGTIVNVSVGMYLLSLGIFPMWWSTFSEKHGRRSVYLISFVLFCAFTIGAALSPNIGALIAFRILSGGCSASVQAVGAGTVGDLYINEERGTAMGLYYLGPLMGPFLAPIVGGAVAEAWGWRATQWLLVIFSGSNVISIMIFLPETIRKQDSDSAIKEMLRQYRRVEETDEDDQNLTTGVPIAVDDIHGEENPVEGLEGEYAERKLDDSESGQSAVLSNVPTKESNQHYSDADLARIASSLSRSGSRQSLDLEYERPAFDAVMPTLARSYTDKSSYSRRIAKEYRENQIDNINRTLSGAAQGTESPIKEPTKWEKFKINAYDYTIRPMHSVVLLTHPPVAWVIAYSAIVFGVLYFFNMTIAYEFKQEPYEFSTIIVGLLYIPNSVTYVVASISGGKWNDYLLKKYAKKHNGEMVPESRISWNVLTAIILFPPACLIFGWCLDFGTHWVTPLIGTALFGFASMLVIGATVTYLVDTLPGKGATGVALNNLIRQTIAAIATFVVEPLLRAIGPGILFSILMGIMTVAAFTLVVLKRNGAYYREHSDLSKLYEML